The Priestia megaterium NBRC 15308 = ATCC 14581 region AACAATTCCAGCAGTAATACTGATTTACACCAATTTTGCCAACGTCAATACTTTTACAGTTTGGACATTTAAACAAAGTCGACACCTCTTTATACGTTCTACTTATATAAACGCATTATGTCCACTTCTTTCCATGTCCATACTTTATTTTCTGACAATTAGCAAAGAAGGATGGCAACAAAGGAGTTTATTTAACTCTTTGTTAGCATACGAAAGGTTACATGAAATCATACGGCGTAACGTTTTCCATCCCAATATTTGCATCTTTCATAAATGGAATTTCGGGATCTTCTATGTCGTTATCCAAGCTTTCTCGAAGCAACGGCTGTAAATTCGTTTGTCGGATGCTGTCTTCATTTCGGCTGACGCCAAGCTGAAACGCTTCGTCTTCGCCGCATAAAATTAAAAACTGTTTGCTTCGCGTAACAGCGGTATAAAGTAAATTGCGTCGCAGCATCCGGTAATAGCTTTTAACAATTGGAAGCACAACAATGGGAAATTCACTTCCCTGTGATTTATGAATGGAACAGCAGTATGCATGAGTTATTTGATTAAAGTCTTGCTTTGTGTAAGTTACTTCATTTCCTTCATATGAAATAACCAGCATATCCTGTTTTTCCGTATTTTCTTTGGCAAAGAAAACCGAGACGATTTCTCCCATATCTCCGTTAAATACGTTGCTATCCGGCTGATTTACAAGCTGCAGCACTTTATCTCCCACTCGGTACGTGATATCTCCGTGCTTAAGCTCTCTTCTTTGCTCGGAAGCCGGGTTGAATAATTCCTGAAGAACTTCATTCAGCTTATCAATACCTGCAGGACCTTTATACATAGGAGCTAGAACTTGAATATCTTTAGCCGTATAGCCTTTTTTTAACGCATTCCCGCAAACTTGTTGCACGACGTTCGTGATGTGCTGTCCTTGACAACGAATAAAAGAACGATCTCCTTGCTGCCTTGATAAGTCTTCCGGAAGCTTTCCTTTTTTTATTTCATGAGCCAAATCAATAATTGACGATCCTTCCGCTTGCCGGTATACATCTGTAAGACGGACGGTAGGAACTACTTCTGAACTCAGTAAATCTTTTAACACCTGTCCCGGACCTACTGAAGGAAGCTGGTCTTCGTCTCCAACTAAAATAACCTGTAAATTAGCAGGAAGAGATTTAAACAGCTGATGAGCAAGCCACAAATCTACCATTGATACTTCATCCACAATCAGTAATTTTCCGTCAATTGGATTTTCCTCATTATGATCAAATCCTTCTTGTCCGTTCCATTTTAATAATCTGTGAATGGTAACTGCTGGAAGTCCCGTCGCTTCGCTCATTCGTTTAGCAGCGCGTCCAGTAGGTGCCACAAGTAAAACAGGAAAAGCTTCATCTTTTTTATAATCCCCTGGATTTAACGAACATCCGTGAAGTTCTGCATAGAGTTCGACTATTCCTTTAATAACCGTTGTTTTCCCTGTACCTGGTCCACCTGTTAAGAGAAGCATCGGAGACATTAAAGCGGTTTGTATGCCCTTGCGCTGAGAAGGTGCATATTGCACGTCTAATCGCTCTTCTAGTTCACCCAGTGCCAATAAGAATTCTGATTCTGGAAACTGCTCTTCGTACTGCGTTTGAGCCATAATTTTTTGAATAGCTTTAACCAGCCCTTTTTCAGCATAGAAAAGGGGAGGAAAATAAATTTTTTCGTCTTGAATGATAAGCTTTTTGTCTGCTTTTAATGCGTCCACTTCTCTTGTAAGATCCATTTCAGACAGATTCTCATGCCTGCTTTTTCGAAGAAGCTCTGCTGTTTTTCCATACAGCTGATCTGCCGTGACGTATACATGTCCCATTTGATTGCATTCTTGCTCAATGACATATAAAATACCTGCACGCAAACGATCAGGATGATTGGTTGCCATACCAAGCCTCTTTCCAAGTTCATCGGCCCTGCTAAAGCCAATACCCTGAATATCTTCTACGAGCTGATAAGGATTATTTTGAACAATTTCAAGCGCTTCTTGTTTGTACGCTTGGAAAATCTTCATCGAAAGCTGCGGTCCAAATCCAAGGTCTGTCAGCTTTACCATTACTTCTTCTAACCCTTGATGTTCACGAAGCTGCGTGACTAAAGCTTCTGCCTTGTCGGCTGAAAGCCTCGGAACCTCTTTTAGCACAGACTCATTTTGCAAAATACGAAAAATAGCGCGTTCTCCTAGAGCGTCCACAATGTTTTCAGCAGTTTTTTTACCGATTCCGTGAAATAAATCGCTAGACAGGTACTGAACAACCCCTTGCCTTGATTGCGGAAGTTCTTTTTTAAACTGTTCAACATGAAACTGCAGACCAAACTTTGGATGCTCTTTGAAGTCTCCGTAAAACGTGTATACTTCATCTTCATTCAGCTTAGGAAAATAACCTGTGACGACCGTTTCTTTATCTTCAATCTCTAAATTTGTTTTTTTGATCCGTATCCGCGTAACGTTATATAAGTTTTCTTCGTTATGAAAGACGGTTACAATCGACGTGCCGCTTATATAATGACGTTCTGGCTGTGAAGGGTTCACTTGTTCTTCGTTCATGTTATCCTTCCTTTACCCGCTTTCTTAATGTTCTAATGTAGACAGAACTTGTTTGGCATTTGCTGCCATTACGTGATCTGGCTGCACGTTTAAAGCTTCATCTAACATCTCAATCGCCTTGTCTTTGTCATCTTTCATGGCATACGCTACGCCTAAATTATAAAAAGCATCGGCATGTTCTGGCTCTTGATTGACTACCTTAAGGAATTCAGCAATTGCTTCATCTACCATTTCGAGCTGTGCTAAACAAAGACCGTACTGAAATTTTGCTTCTACATCATGTTCGTTTAGTTCTACCGCCCGCTGAAGATAAGGCATCGCGAAACGAATTTCTTCCATATGAAACAGCGTTAAACCAAGCATAAAGTACGCATCGGATGAATCTAAGCCTTTTTTGATTGCTAAATCAAAGTAGTGCTTTGCCTGTTCAAGCTGCTCTGCATTAAAATAAATATTTCCTGCTCCGTAATACGCTGTTGCCGTTTCTTCATCTAATTCAATCGCACGTTCATAAAATTTCAAAGCACGATCCATCTCACTAACAGCCGCTAACAAATTGCCAAAATTCACATACACAATTGGATCTTTTGGATTATCTTCAATTGCTTCTGAAAATGTTTTAGCAGCCTCTTCAAATTTCCCTTCCTGCATATACTGAATTCCTAGCTGATTTTTATCTGTCATTTTTTCGTTCACTCCACTGTTTTAGTTATGATTTAAGAGATTTTCACATCATGAAAATCTAGAATATGTAAGTTATTAGTTTACCCAATAAGTAAAGTATATCATAGAAAAACCTCAGCTATATACGGCCGAGGTTTTTCGTTCTTGCTTATATGAATTATACGTACCAGATTTGCTCTTCTTCTTGAAATACTTTGTCAATTGTTGCTCCGCCAAGACATTCATCATCTTTGTAAAACACAACTGCTTGACCTGGCGTAATTGCGCGAACAGGTTCAGCAAAAATAACCTTAATTGTATTATCATCGACTTTTTCAACGGTTACTGCTGAATCAGTTTGACGATAGCGGAATTTTGCTGTGCACGTCATTGGTGACGACCAGTCACGTTCGCTTACCCAGCTGACATTGGTTGCTGTGAGAGATGTAGAATAGAGCAGCTCATTGTGAAAGCCTTGATCGACGTACAAAACATTTTTTTCTAAATCTTTTCCGACTACAAACCAAGGTTCACCGCTGCCTCCAATACCTAAACCATGGCGTTGGCCAATTGTATAGTACATGAGACCGTCGTGCTTGCCTTTTACTTCGCCGTCAAGCGTTTGCATTACACCTGGCTGAGCAGGAAGATACTGACTTAAAAATTCTTTGAAGTTGCGTTCACCAATAAAGCAAATACCTGTGCTGTCTTTTTTCGTTGCTGTAGCAAGGCCTGCTTCTTTCGCAATTTCACGCACTTTTGATTTCTCAATTTCACCAATCGGGAACATTACTTTTGAAAGCTGATCTTGTCCTAATTGATTTAAGAAATACGTTTGATCTTTATTTCCATCTACGCCTCGAAGCATTTTATACTCCCCGTCGCGGTACGCAACGCGTGCATAATGTCCTGTCGCTAGATAATCTGCTCCTAGCGTCATTGCATGCTCTAAAAAGGCTTTGAATTTAATTTCTTTATTACACATTACATCAGGATTCGGTGTACGACCTGCTTTATATTCATCTAAAAAGTAGGTAAATACTTTATCCCAATATTGTTTTTCAAAGTTGACTGCATAGTAGGGAATACCAATTTGATTACATACGCGAATAACATCGTTATAATCTTCAGTCGCAGTACAAACGCCGTTTTCATCCGTATCGTCCCAGTTTTTCATAAAGATTCCGATCACATCGTATCCTTGTTGTTTTAATAAAAGAGCTGCTACGGATGAATCAACGCCTCCGCTCATTCCGACTACTACACGTGTATCTTTAGGTGATTTTGTCAACTTCGCCACCTCCGTTTTCTTCATTTTAATTAAATTGTTCGCTAAAAAGCGAAAGAAACGACACAAACCATCAGTGAGGGATGAAGACCCTACTGATGGCTGCTATTTACATCGTTAGTCGCTTAACGATGTTTGCTGTTTGACGTGCGGTTTTTTCAATTTGCTCAGCTGTGTTTCCTAAGCCAAAGCTAAATCGAATAGAAGTTGTTAAACGTTCAGACCCTTTTCCAAACATAGCTACAAGCACATGAGAAGGATCGATTGCTCCCGCTGTGCAAGCTGAACCGCTTGATGCCGCAATTCCTGCTAAGTCTAAATTCACGAGCATCGATTCAACATTTGTTTTTGGAAATGATAAATTTAACACATGTGGCAGAGAATTTTCAAGATGTCCGTTAATTTCAAAGGAAATACCTTCTTCTTTCAACACAGCTACCATTATTTCTTTGTATCTTCTATATTCATCTGCACGTGTTTGCAGCGTTTGTTGCGAAATTTTCACAGCCTCTTCAAACCCGACAATACTTGTCATGTTCTCAGTTCCAGCTCGTCGTTTGCGCTCTTGTTCTCCTCCAAATAGCAAAGGAGACAGTGAAACGTGAGCAGCTGCATATAAAAAGCCCATCCCTTTTGGTCCGTTAATTTTATGAGCCGAAACGGATAAAAGATCGACACCTAATTGTTGCACATTTAACGGAATTAATCCATAAGCTTGCACTGCATCCGTGTGGAAATATGCTCCATGCTCTTTTAATAGAACTCCAATTTCCCCAATTGGCTGAATAGCACCTACTTCATTATTTCCAAACATCACCGACACAAGAATTGTTTGATCGGTTAGGGCTGATTTTATTTCATCTACAGATACTTGTCCGTACTCATTAACTGGTAAGTAAGTCACTTCAAAGCCCTGTGTTTCTAAATATTCACACGTATGAAGCACAGCGTGGTGTTCAATTTGCGTGGTAATAATATGATTTCCTTTATGGCGGTTTGCAAGAGCTACTCCGATCAGTGCCATATTATCTGCTTCTGTCCCACCACTTGTAAAAATCAGTTCATTTTCGTGTGCTCCAATACTTGCTGCAATCGCTTGGCGAGCTTCGTCTAAATAGCGTCGACTTTCCCGCCCATAGTGATGAATACTAGACGGATTTCCAAAGTACTCATGCATAAATGTCGTCATTTTCTCAACGACTGCTGGATGTATTGGAGACGTTGCTGCATGATCAACATAAATACGTTCCAAAATAAACGCCTCCTAGCTCATTATTAAATATAAAACATATAAGACGCTTGATCATCATCAGAATGATTTGCTAAATCTTCAAGCGTTGTACTATCTAGCACTTCTTTAACCGCATCTCGAATACGAATCCACAGCTCGCGTTTTGCAGGCTCTTCATCTTCAATTCCTTCTACAGGACTAATAGGACCTTCTAAAACAGAAATAATATCACCAGAAGTAATGTTAGCAGGTTCATGGGCTAAGATGTAACCGCCATAAGCTCCGCGCACGCTTTTTACAAGCCCAGCGTTACGCAGCGGTGAAATAAGCTGCTCTAAATAATGTTCAGATAAGTCATGCGTTTGAGCAATAGTTTTAAGCGAGATAGGACCTTCGCCAAAGCGCTTCGCAAGCTCAATCATAATCGTTAAACCGTAGCGTCCTTTTGTTGAAATTTTCATACGATACACTCCTTCAATACACTTTTTTTATTTATGAAAAAAATAAGACCCTCACGTTGTCACTGAATGCTGTGATGAGTCGTTTTTTACTAAGCTATATGAACTTCTCTATATGCATTTCTTGCAAATGTAACTGTTGATATTATAACATACTATGCCTATAAGATAAATTTCCACCACCTATTCACCGCTTGTGATACAGTGAAAGAAAAGAAAGGAGAAAAACATGGCTACAAAACCTCTCGCATTTCGAATGCGTCCGACTCATTTAGATGACGTTATCGGACAGCAGCATTTAGTTGGCAAAGATAAAATGATTTATCGAATGGTAAAAGCAAATCACTTAAGCTCGATGATTTTATATGGACCTCCAGGCGTTGGAAAAACAACAATTGCCACAGCTATTGCAAAAACAACCAACACGGCGTTTCGTCAGTTAAATGCCGTTGTAAACAATAAAAAAGATATGGAAATTGTCGCCGAAGAAGCCAAAATGTCAGGCAAAGTAATTCTGCTGTTAGATGAAGTTCATCGGCTTGACAAAGCTAAGCAAGACTTTTTGCTTCCTTACTTAGAAAACGGCATGATCATTCTAATCGGAGCGACAACAAGCAATCCTTATCACGCAATTAATCCTGCTATTCGAAGCAGATGCCAAATCTTCGAATTAAAATCTCTTACGCCAGATGATATCAAAATGGCGCTAACAAGGGCGCTCAACGATCCATCAAACGGATTTGGGGATAGAAAAATCATCGTAGAAGATGACGCCATGAACCACTTTGCCAATAGCTGTAACGGTGACGTGCGCTCGGCTTTGAATGCTCTGGAACTGGCTGTTTTATCAACAGGTGAAAGCGATGGTAAAATCGTTATTACCTTACAAACAGCAGAAGAATGTCTGCAGCAAAAATATTTTTCACATGATAAAAATGGTGACGCTCACTATGATGTATTATCGGCTTTTCAAAAATCGATTCGCGGCAGCGACGTAAATGCCGCTCTTCATTATTTGGGACGGCTAATTGAAGCAGGAGACTTGATCAGCATCAATCGTCGCCTTTTAGT contains the following coding sequences:
- a CDS encoding ATP-dependent RecD-like DNA helicase is translated as MNEEQVNPSQPERHYISGTSIVTVFHNEENLYNVTRIRIKKTNLEIEDKETVVTGYFPKLNEDEVYTFYGDFKEHPKFGLQFHVEQFKKELPQSRQGVVQYLSSDLFHGIGKKTAENIVDALGERAIFRILQNESVLKEVPRLSADKAEALVTQLREHQGLEEVMVKLTDLGFGPQLSMKIFQAYKQEALEIVQNNPYQLVEDIQGIGFSRADELGKRLGMATNHPDRLRAGILYVIEQECNQMGHVYVTADQLYGKTAELLRKSRHENLSEMDLTREVDALKADKKLIIQDEKIYFPPLFYAEKGLVKAIQKIMAQTQYEEQFPESEFLLALGELEERLDVQYAPSQRKGIQTALMSPMLLLTGGPGTGKTTVIKGIVELYAELHGCSLNPGDYKKDEAFPVLLVAPTGRAAKRMSEATGLPAVTIHRLLKWNGQEGFDHNEENPIDGKLLIVDEVSMVDLWLAHQLFKSLPANLQVILVGDEDQLPSVGPGQVLKDLLSSEVVPTVRLTDVYRQAEGSSIIDLAHEIKKGKLPEDLSRQQGDRSFIRCQGQHITNVVQQVCGNALKKGYTAKDIQVLAPMYKGPAGIDKLNEVLQELFNPASEQRRELKHGDITYRVGDKVLQLVNQPDSNVFNGDMGEIVSVFFAKENTEKQDMLVISYEGNEVTYTKQDFNQITHAYCCSIHKSQGSEFPIVVLPIVKSYYRMLRRNLLYTAVTRSKQFLILCGEDEAFQLGVSRNEDSIRQTNLQPLLRESLDNDIEDPEIPFMKDANIGMENVTPYDFM
- a CDS encoding tetratricopeptide repeat protein, which encodes MTDKNQLGIQYMQEGKFEEAAKTFSEAIEDNPKDPIVYVNFGNLLAAVSEMDRALKFYERAIELDEETATAYYGAGNIYFNAEQLEQAKHYFDLAIKKGLDSSDAYFMLGLTLFHMEEIRFAMPYLQRAVELNEHDVEAKFQYGLCLAQLEMVDEAIAEFLKVVNQEPEHADAFYNLGVAYAMKDDKDKAIEMLDEALNVQPDHVMAANAKQVLSTLEH
- the mnmA gene encoding tRNA 2-thiouridine(34) synthase MnmA, with amino-acid sequence MTKSPKDTRVVVGMSGGVDSSVAALLLKQQGYDVIGIFMKNWDDTDENGVCTATEDYNDVIRVCNQIGIPYYAVNFEKQYWDKVFTYFLDEYKAGRTPNPDVMCNKEIKFKAFLEHAMTLGADYLATGHYARVAYRDGEYKMLRGVDGNKDQTYFLNQLGQDQLSKVMFPIGEIEKSKVREIAKEAGLATATKKDSTGICFIGERNFKEFLSQYLPAQPGVMQTLDGEVKGKHDGLMYYTIGQRHGLGIGGSGEPWFVVGKDLEKNVLYVDQGFHNELLYSTSLTATNVSWVSERDWSSPMTCTAKFRYRQTDSAVTVEKVDDNTIKVIFAEPVRAITPGQAVVFYKDDECLGGATIDKVFQEEEQIWYV
- a CDS encoding cysteine desulfurase family protein, whose product is MERIYVDHAATSPIHPAVVEKMTTFMHEYFGNPSSIHHYGRESRRYLDEARQAIAASIGAHENELIFTSGGTEADNMALIGVALANRHKGNHIITTQIEHHAVLHTCEYLETQGFEVTYLPVNEYGQVSVDEIKSALTDQTILVSVMFGNNEVGAIQPIGEIGVLLKEHGAYFHTDAVQAYGLIPLNVQQLGVDLLSVSAHKINGPKGMGFLYAAAHVSLSPLLFGGEQERKRRAGTENMTSIVGFEEAVKISQQTLQTRADEYRRYKEIMVAVLKEEGISFEINGHLENSLPHVLNLSFPKTNVESMLVNLDLAGIAASSGSACTAGAIDPSHVLVAMFGKGSERLTTSIRFSFGLGNTAEQIEKTARQTANIVKRLTM
- the cymR gene encoding cysteine metabolism transcriptional regulator CymR, which codes for MKISTKGRYGLTIMIELAKRFGEGPISLKTIAQTHDLSEHYLEQLISPLRNAGLVKSVRGAYGGYILAHEPANITSGDIISVLEGPISPVEGIEDEEPAKRELWIRIRDAVKEVLDSTTLEDLANHSDDDQASYMFYI
- a CDS encoding replication-associated recombination protein A, with amino-acid sequence MATKPLAFRMRPTHLDDVIGQQHLVGKDKMIYRMVKANHLSSMILYGPPGVGKTTIATAIAKTTNTAFRQLNAVVNNKKDMEIVAEEAKMSGKVILLLDEVHRLDKAKQDFLLPYLENGMIILIGATTSNPYHAINPAIRSRCQIFELKSLTPDDIKMALTRALNDPSNGFGDRKIIVEDDAMNHFANSCNGDVRSALNALELAVLSTGESDGKIVITLQTAEECLQQKYFSHDKNGDAHYDVLSAFQKSIRGSDVNAALHYLGRLIEAGDLISINRRLLVIAYEDIGLADPDAGMRTLAAIQATERLGLPEARIPLANAVIELCLSPKSNAAYKALDEAISDIKKGFSGDVPPHLKDAHYKGAENLGRGVEYQYPHDFDNGWVLQQYLPDRIKNKQYFHPKQNGQEKYFSKVFNRLETLKKENG